The genomic window ttctagccgtaaaaaaggggtcaaaatgacagtttatatgaagtatataatatatatacgaccgatctctatgattttttcagacaacaatatatgctatatacgaaagcattttgtgaaatttgaagcttctaactgttaaaacggggcagaaattgcgcaaagtttcttatctgaacaatcggttgtatgagatatatactatttataccaccgatctcaatgattttttcagacatcaatatatgctatatacgtaagcaatcagtgaaatttgaagcttatagctgttaaaatggggtagaaattgcgaaaagtttcttatctgaacaatcggttgtatgagatatatactatatatacaaccgatctctatgattttttcagacaacaatatatgctatataagtaaatattcggtgaaatttgaagcttctagctgttaaaatggggctaaaatttgcgaaaatatatatatatatactatatatatatactatatataccaccatatatatactatatataccaccgatctttatgattttttcagacaacaatatatgctatatacgtaagcattcgctgaaatttgaagcctctagctcttaaaatagggcagtaattacgaaaagtttcttatctgaacaatcggttgtgggggatatatactatatatacgaccgatctcataaattttttcaggcaaaaatatgtgcaatatacgaaagtatatggtgaagtttgaagcttcaatctgttaaattgggtaagatattacaaaaatcctctttttctgaaaaatcggttgtacggaggatatatgctatagtggtccgatccggtcggttccgacaaatgtctaatcggacacccaaatacacctgctcaccaaattttatcaagatatctcaaaaattgagggactagtttgcatacaaacagacagacggacagacggacagacggacagacggacatggctaaatcaactcagctcttcaacctgattatttcggtatacttaatggtgggtctatatattttcctttaaggacttacaattttcggtttcgtgacgaaattaatataccatttcattttcatgaaaggtataaaaataaaaatgtgttagCCAAATACGATTTTCTTGCTCTTTAGCTGCGCTGTTTCCAGCACTGCCCCCCTCACTTTCTTCTTTCACACTATAACATGTCATCAATGCCATCACTTCACCCAACTGTGAAGTCCTGACGCTTGCATGCGGTTTGtctaactaaataaatatatatatgtatatatgtatttatagccATGTAGGTACACGGTTGTCTTATATATAGACGTATGTACATTATGTGTTTGCTTAAGCTAAAGCTTAACAAAATAATTATATGCTAGCTATTTACACAGATGGGAGTACTTACATGTTAGTTTATATAAGTGTATATGTACGAtttaaagtatgtatgtatgagtctatgtatttttatatggaaaaaataaagtttacgtacatacataaatgcatatTACATACGTTTATAATCATCGCCATTAACTTTGCTTGCATCGACATAATCACTTTGTTGTATTACTTAacacattataatttttttatttattttcgtctTTCAAACTCATTTTTTTGTACAAGAAATagaattttgcatatttttttttgttcactggGCTATCAAGTAGTTTGGTTATTTTAATtaagttatttaaattaaatttcttcttgtaataatttattaaatttactaATTTTTCAACAGCAGCTAAGAGCACTGCGCAGCGTTTTatgcatttttgtaattttttgacatgcacatttgatttttaaaataaataagcaacacTTTAACctctaaaataaaaattaaaaaaatgttttaagtgatTTTGCATTAAGGatgattttcataatttttttatataaattctttttgaaaattttttgttttttttttagaaaatttctaattgataaaaatatttttttttttgctttatgcaAGTAGTTTTCGTTTCATATATCATCATTTTAGGTAAGAAAAAAGTAATTTACACCTTTGTTGTGTTACTTTCAGTGCCAGGAACCAGTCCTCAAAAAATACATCGCTACCTTCCTACttagttttaaataaatacattttttaaatttttatttgaatagcTGTGCGTTGTATTTTTATAGTTATGCTTATAATTTTCCCTTTATATGCCTATTACACAACTACATCTACACTAGATAAGCTTGCACATGTGGTCCCTGCTGTTGTCCACCATTCGCCGCCATTGTCATTGAGGACGCAGCGCCCTGCGTCGTATCACCACCCTCTCTGCGTTGCTGATGCTTTTGATTTTGGtgctgttgtagttgttgttgttgcagctgtTGCGGTCGCCAGGTTTGCGAcatagtttgttgttgttgctgctgatgaAAGCGTTGTAGACTTTGCATACCCACACCACCATTTGGCGTAGGCGATGGTGAGGGCATCATTAGCATATTTTCATTGTCTAGCGTCGAATAGTCCGAATCGATGCTGGAATAAATATGCTCTGAAGGCGGACGCATTGTATACGTTTGACTAGGCGCTGTGGCATGATGATAGTACTGACTATTATTGCTTgtaacaccaccaccaccactcaGTTCTGCGCCTCGTTGTGCAGCTGCTACTGCGAGCGTTGCCGCTTGCGCCGCGTTAGGATGTAAATGTGTACCAACAATGGGATGATGTAAAGTGTTGCCCGCAGCAGCGCCTGCAATAGCGGCATGTTCACGTCGTTGCGGGCGAGGGCTAGGTGTCGCTGTAGTAGCGGATGAATAGTTTGTGGGTTCTGTAGCGCCATGCTCAGCAAGAGCGCTGCCCGCCACACCTTCGGGGCAGTAGGCGGGTGGTGGCGCTTGACGATAAAGTATGCCAGGACTAGAGGGTTGTTTGATGCGCTCATGATTGTGATCGAGCGTATAGTTATTGCCAGGTACGCCAGCAATGCCACCACGATAAGTGGGATAATCGACGGGTAGCGCATAGCGTAGCTTTTCCCAAAAATGTCGATCAGTGCGTCGTATCCGATGTACACCTGATGTTTTCAAATATGGCAAAAGCTCAATATCGCTCTCTGCTTCGAATAGCACCTCTGGTTCTTCGATAATTACTAGCTTTTGCGGTCTGCCGCGTAGCGCATCGTGTACGGCGCGTCGCAGCTCACAGCGTGACCATTCAGTCTGCAGAAAGTTACGTGATAGTAAAATAACAATGCGACGTGAAACGCGTGATGCCTCTAATAGCTGATAGTGTGTGGAGTCGTGCGCTAGATCGCGATGTTGCAAACAAATACGTAACGCTGGGCGCCCCGTCTCCAACTCACCCGCCAAATGTTGCGCAACAAACTCGGAATCCTTGGCGGAGTGTAGCAGCACTGCATCATATAGTTTCTCGGTTTCTTCGCAGCGTGGTCCAAACACACGCACGCCATAATATGAAAATAGCCAAATGCGCAGCGATTCACGAAATACGAAAATCATGATGATCACAATTAGCAGAAATACTAACGCCAATGCCACAACCAGTAATGGTATGTAAGTATTTGGTATACCATGTTGCAAGATTGAGCCGCTAGCATAGTAGTCGGTGCATGCAGCAGTTGCATTGAAATCTAAATCACGCTTCTGCACTACACTTGTACCACTTATACCCGCATCCACACAGTAGATATCTTGCAAATCTTGTACTATTAGCGCATTGTCTGCAACGTATGCGGTGAGCTCTTGCAGAAATTTACAGCGACAACTCCATTGATTACGACCCAATGCCAGTGTGCGTATTTGTTTGAATTGTGGCTGCTGCAGCTGCCACATGGCGAGCGTCACCAAGCGGTTACCATCGATGCGCAGCACCTCGAGTGTTACAAGCGGCGCAAGTGTTATGTTATCCAATGTTGTAAGCTGATTATTTTGTAGGTAAAGCTCGCGCAAAGCAATCAAATATTCAAATTCATTGCCATGTAATGTATGCAACAAATTATCCTCCAAATGCAAAACTTGCAGCGACACCAAACCGGCAAAAGTGCGATTCTGTATGCGCGCCACCTGACTACCGTTCACATAGAGCGAACGTAAATTTTTGCGTCCAATGAATGCATGATCTTTTAGCACCGGAAAGTTATTACCATCCAAATAAACAACACTCGAATCCATAGGCACACGACGTGGCAACTCGGTTGTTTGCTGACCACCGCAATCGACAACATTTGTGGACCAAATCTGATCATGATAGCAGGTGCAATTATTCGGACAAGTCATCTCACAATCACAAGCATCAAAGTCACAGCAATGGCACAGCGCAAAACAATGTGACTCGTAGCGGCAGAGGAAATCCTGCGACTTCAGCTTGGTAAGTGGGCGTACGGGTGCACCACGTGCATGTGGCATAACGCATTCGATattcgttagatccataactcgTGGATGTTGGCGTGTTGTGAGATTGTTGATGCGCTGCAGCCAATCCATGGTACAATCACATTCGAAAGGATTACCGCCCAAATAGAATTCGGGCAAAGTTTTACCATCTTGTATGGGTGCGACGCGCAATTGTTGCAATTGTAGTTTGGCCAACGCATTGGCATAAAGATCAACGCGCGCCAAATTAATTTTATCCACAAACGAATTTGTATGTATGGTATTGATAAGATTGTTATTAATAAATAGCAGCTCAATGGTATTGGGTATGGACATAGCGCCAATTTCGGTGATGCGATTGTGACTAGCATCCAATGTTTTAACGCGTATCTCTTCCTGCAGTTTGTAGTAGTTACCGAGCGCTTCAATGTAATTACCATGTATGTCCAACCATTTAAGATTGCTCGGTATGAAGGCGTAGTCAAACCAAACTAGATGATTTTCCGAAAGATTGAGCCACAGCAATGAGACAAGCGTTGCAAACACGCCATTGATGTTGGATAAGAAATTACGATCCAAACGTATGGCTTCCAATTCGAAATTTTTATCAAATGCGCCACGTTCTATGGATTGTATGCGATTTTTGGCGAGATTAAGCACACTTAAACGTGGCAAATCGGCAAACATGCCAACGCTGATGTTACCAATTTGATTGTCAATCAAACGCAACCCCGTAAGTTGATGCAAATTTTTGAAGCTCTGATTATCGAAAGTACGTATTTGATTTTCACCCAAGTCGAGCGTGCGTAGCATGGCGAGATCTTGTAAAGCGCGTGGCACTTCATTCAATTGATTCGAGCTTAAGTCGAGTTCTTTCAAATCGGAACAATTCTTGAATATACTCAGTTCGATTACGCTTATAAGATTATTATTGAGCGTGAGTTTGGATAGCACATACAATCCATTGAAAAGCTTATCATCCAAGGTATGTAAACGATTCTCAGCCAAATTTAAAGTATGCAAATTATAGAGTGGCAAGAAAGCGTTATCTTCAATATGACCAATGGAATTGTTACGTAAATTAAGAATCTGTAGAAAATACAACTCTTTGAAAGTGCGATAGTCGATGCGTGTGAGCGCATTATGCGCCAAATTTAGCACAATCAAACGTATGAGCCCAGCAAAGGTGGTATTGTCAATGTGATTGGATGTCAATTGATTACCCGACAGATCTACAACAAGCAGTTGCTCAAGGCGATGAAATAGTCCCTTTGGCAGTTCATAGAGTTCGTTGTTTTGCAAATGTATCTCACGTAATTCCTTCGATCCAGCGAATAGTCCTTCTGGCAATGTTTCTAAATGATT from Eurosta solidaginis isolate ZX-2024a chromosome 3, ASM4086904v1, whole genome shotgun sequence includes these protein-coding regions:
- the Toll-7 gene encoding toll-like receptor 7 — its product is MCKLSRLPTRLFKSDSAFTLLLLAHLLTQNVWSALAIQHNKGGNVDRPNNSYAPSSESASSANAASMMGSSIAGATATGSAGAASFVAVADAASKSTSNIDTASGAAAASSSSSSSSTQSQPATNQCSWQYNGTTSVRCNLRTIERHIALDLQGADGTSQLEIKCSELYLFESQLPQAAFARLQTLDVLRIDGCKLLQLPNNAFEGLNVLRTLAVNTHNPVWGASKTLELFPDSLNSLKQLTELHLGDNNLRALPAGFLCPVGNLQVLNLTHNRIRSAENLGFADMNCNGGSELQILDASYNELRSVTESWGISRLRRLQHLNLQHNNISELSGESLAGLSSLRIVNLSNNHLETLPEGLFAGSKELREIHLQNNELYELPKGLFHRLEQLLVVDLSGNQLTSNHIDNTTFAGLIRLIVLNLAHNALTRIDYRTFKELYFLQILNLRNNSIGHIEDNAFLPLYNLHTLNLAENRLHTLDDKLFNGLYVLSKLTLNNNLISVIELSIFKNCSDLKELDLSSNQLNEVPRALQDLAMLRTLDLGENQIRTFDNQSFKNLHQLTGLRLIDNQIGNISVGMFADLPRLSVLNLAKNRIQSIERGAFDKNFELEAIRLDRNFLSNINGVFATLVSLLWLNLSENHLVWFDYAFIPSNLKWLDIHGNYIEALGNYYKLQEEIRVKTLDASHNRITEIGAMSIPNTIELLFINNNLINTIHTNSFVDKINLARVDLYANALAKLQLQQLRVAPIQDGKTLPEFYLGGNPFECDCTMDWLQRINNLTTRQHPRVMDLTNIECVMPHARGAPVRPLTKLKSQDFLCRYESHCFALCHCCDFDACDCEMTCPNNCTCYHDQIWSTNVVDCGGQQTTELPRRVPMDSSVVYLDGNNFPVLKDHAFIGRKNLRSLYVNGSQVARIQNRTFAGLVSLQVLHLEDNLLHTLHGNEFEYLIALRELYLQNNQLTTLDNITLAPLVTLEVLRIDGNRLVTLAMWQLQQPQFKQIRTLALGRNQWSCRCKFLQELTAYVADNALIVQDLQDIYCVDAGISGTSVVQKRDLDFNATAACTDYYASGSILQHGIPNTYIPLLVVALALVFLLIVIIMIFVFRESLRIWLFSYYGVRVFGPRCEETEKLYDAVLLHSAKDSEFVAQHLAGELETGRPALRICLQHRDLAHDSTHYQLLEASRVSRRIVILLSRNFLQTEWSRCELRRAVHDALRGRPQKLVIIEEPEVLFEAESDIELLPYLKTSGVHRIRRTDRHFWEKLRYALPVDYPTYRGGIAGVPGNNYTLDHNHERIKQPSSPGILYRQAPPPAYCPEGVAGSALAEHGATEPTNYSSATTATPSPRPQRREHAAIAGAAAGNTLHHPIVGTHLHPNAAQAATLAVAAAQRGAELSGGGGVTSNNSQYYHHATAPSQTYTMRPPSEHIYSSIDSDYSTLDNENMLMMPSPSPTPNGGVGMQSLQRFHQQQQQQTMSQTWRPQQLQQQQLQQHQNQKHQQRREGGDTTQGAASSMTMAANGGQQQGPHVQAYLV